Below is a window of Haloterrigena alkaliphila DNA.
CCACGCTTTCGCGTCAGCGTCGATCGTTGTGTTCGACACTGTCAGGCTTCCGTATGCTCTTGCGCTCTTTCTCGGGTCTCCGACCCGAGTGAGGAAACCTTGGGGCGCGCTCGATATCTTTTCAAGCGCGTACCGCCCCAGTCAAACTGCCCGGCTACCAGTGTCCTCCGCCAGGAGTGAGAGTCGCAGTCACCATCGGGTAGTATTTCAATGCTGGCTCGGTGGCCCGCTAGCGCGGGTACCTGTGTAGCGCCTCCTACCTATGCTGCACAATGGCGACCACGTCTCAGTGACAGCCTGCAGTAAAGCTCTATAGGGTCTTCGCTTCCCCTTGGGGGTCTCCAGACTCCGCACTGGAACGTACAGTTCACCGGGCCCAACGTTGGGACAGTGGCGCTCTCATTGATCCATTCATGCAAGCCGCTACTGAAGCGGCAAGGTACTACGCTACCTTAAGAGGGTCATAGTTACCCCCGCCGTTAACGGGTCCTTCGTCCCATTGTACTGGGTGTTCAGATACCCGCACTGGGCAGGATTCAGTGACCGTACGAGTCCTTACGGATTTGCGGTCACCTATGTTGTTACTAGACAGTTGGAGCGCCCGAGTCACTGCGACCTGCCTCTTTCCGAGGCAGGCATCCCTTATTGCGAACGTACGGGACTAACTTGCCGAATTCCCTAACGTCGGTTGCTCCCGACAGACCTTGGCTTTCGCCGCCACGAGTACCTGTGTCGGATCTCGGTACGGACAGTGTGCTCGCCTTTTCACGGGCTCTAGGTTGACCTCTCTTGCGCTATCCAGCCTTTCGGTCGCTTCGTGCCATTACGGCTTCCACGACGTTCGACTGTTCGACCGGGCGAATGCCCGGCAGAGGCGACCCCAAAGCGTCGGCTTTGAGTGCACACTGGCATAGGACTATTAACCTATTTCCCTGTTGTCAGCTTCGACTTACGGGCTGACTTAGGACCGGCTAACCCTCAGCTGATTAGCATTGCTGAGGAACCCTTACTCGTTCGGCCGTCGGGGTTCTCACCCGACTAACGCTGCTACTATGACCAGGATTTTCGTTACTGAACGGTCCACACGACCTCTCGGCCGTGCTTCCATCCGAACAGAACGCCAACCTACGGGATCACTCGATCAAGAGTGCCGCTAGGTCTCGGTGGTGGACTTGAGCCCCGATCATTTTGGGCGCCTCAAACCTCGGCCGGTAAGCTGTTACGCTTTTCTTAGAGGGTAGCTGCTTCTAAGCTCACCTCCCGGCTGTCTAGGGCTTGAGACCACCTTCGATCGCACTTAGTCCACACTTGGGGACCTTAACCCAGCTCTGGGTTGTCTCCCTCACGGTACACAGGCTTACCCCGCGCACCGGACTCCCTGCGTCGAACGGCGTTTGTAGGTTTGGAGTTGGACAGGGGGGCGCACTCCTCTCGGAGTGCGGTCCCCCAATCCGTCGCTCTACCCCACAAACTACCTCGGCAGAGGTCATGCTTCGACATGTTTCGGTTGGAACCAGCTGTTTCCGGATTCGATGGGCCTTTCACCCCTAGACATAGGTCACGCGAGGGTATTGTAGGACACCAACGCTAGCGGGCCTCCACGTGGCTTTCGCCACGCTTCACCCTGCCCATGCCTAGATCATCCGGTTTCGGGTCGTGCCCGTTTGACTCCCCGCACTTGAATACGGCGGCCCTCGTGCAAAGCACTGCGGCCATGTCGGTTTCCCTACGCCTTCCCCGATGATCGGGTTAGACTCGTCAAACAGGCACACTCCCTGGTTCGTTTTTCAAAACGTACGACAGAACACCGGCTTCCCAAACTTCCTACTTGAGGCTCGCGCCTGGTTCGTTTCGTCCGGGACCTTTCGTGCCCTGTCGCTCCATCGCCAACTGATTTCACGCCCTATTGCACCTCCCTTCGTGGGGTGCTTTTCAGCGTTCGCTCACGCTACTTGTTCGCTATCGGTCTTGAGGAGTGTTTAGTCTTCGCGGTCGATGCCCGCGATATTCACGAGGGATATCCAACCCCCGATACTCTGGAGCTGACTCGTTCCTTACTCGTCGACGGTACGGGACTGTCACCCTGTTTCGTGCTCTGTTCCAAGAGACTTCGCGTCGCCGTTCGGAAAGTGATCGTCAGTCCGAACACCACATTGCCCGTGAGGGCTTCGGTTTGGACTCTGTCGCCTTCATTCGCCATTACTAACGACATCGCGTTTGCTTTCTTTTCCTGTCGATACTAAGATGTTTCAATTCTCGACGTTCCCCATTGCGCGAAGCAATTGCGGTGGGGATTCCCATTCGGAGATCCTGAGTTCTTCGCCTCCGTGCGGCTCCCTCAGGCTTATCGCAGCTTGGCACGTCCTTCTTCAGCTCTCAAGCCGAGCGATCCACCAGCTGGCACAGTAGCCACGTTCATCGGATCGGCGATTGCGAGATGCAATCACGTATGTGACCCGGGAACGGGTCCAGTGGACGCCTGGACTACACGTACACACGGTCTCATCTGCACGCCGTAGACGCGGCGTGCATTAACCCTTCCCAGCCACGTTTACACGGGCTGGTGCATCGGTTTGCGTTCGGATTAGATCGGAAGTGCCTGTCCCACTTAAGGGACACGATCCCGATCCGCTCCGAGTCATGGACCCACAGGGATTCGAACCCTGGGCATCCTCCTTGCAAAGGAGGCACTCTACCACTGAGCTATGGGCCCACCCCTACCGAGCCGTCACGGCTCGGTAGGGAGCGAAATGTTAGCCTTGGTAGTTCAAAGGTGCCCGATCGGCCGAACGGATGGTCGATCGAACGTGGACTGCGTGGCGCGACGCGCCACGACTTGTGGGCTGGGGCGGCGCCCCAGTCCCGGTCTGTGGAGGTGATCCAGCCGCAGATTCCCCTACGGCTACCTTGTTACGACTTAAGCCCCCTTGCGGAGCCCAGATTCGACCGGCGTTGCGCCGGCCTCATCCGGACCCCACTCGGGTGCTTTGACGGGCGGTGTGTGCAAGGAGCAGGGACGTATTCACCGCGCCCTTCTGAGGCGCGATTACTACCGAATCCAGCTTCATGAGGGCGAGTTTCAGCCCTCAATCCGAACTACGACCGAGTTTCGGAGATTAGCGCCCCCTTTCGGGGTTGCATCCCACTGTCTCGGCCATTGTAGCCCGCGTGTCGCCCAGCACATTCGGGGCATACTGACCTACCGTTGCCCATTCCTTCCTCCAGTTTGGCACTGGCAGTCTCCCTAATGTACCCAACCACCGCAAGGGTGTTGCTGGCAATTAGGGACGTGGGTCTCGCTCGTTGCCTGACTTAACAGGACGCCTCACGGTACGAGCTGACGGCGGCCATGCACCTCCTCTCAGTGACTCCAGTAAGCTCATCACACTGACCTTCACAGTACACTGTCGATGCTGGTGAGATGTCCGGCGTTGAGTCCAATTAAACCGCAGGCTCCTCCGGTTGTAGTGCTCCCCCGCCAATTCCTTTAAGTTTCATCCTTGCGGACGTACTTCCCAGGCGGTCTGCTTCACGGCTTCCCTACGGCACAGCACAGGCTCGTAGCCTGTGCCACACCTAGCAGACATCGTTTACAGCTCGGACTACCCGGGTATCTAATCCGGTTCGTGACCCGAGCTTTCGTCCCTCACCGTCGGATCCGTCTTCCAGAGGCGCTTTCGCCACCGGTGGTCCGTCCAGGATTACGGGATTTCACTCCTACCCCGGACGTACCCCTCTGGTCTTCCGGTCCCAAGCCATCCAGTTTCCACCGGACGCCCGCGCGTTAAGCGCGCGGATTTCCCGATGGACTTGGCTGGCCAGCTACGGACGCTTTAGGCCCAATAATAGCGGTCATCACTCGTGCTGCCGGTATTACCGCGGCGGCTGGCACCGGTCTTGCCCAGCACTTATTCTGCGACCACCTTACGGTCGCGAAAAGCGAGGACTATATGCCCTCGCACTCGGAGTCCCCTTATCGCACTGGCGTGCAGTGTAAAGGTTTCGCGCCTGCTGCGCCCCGTAGGGCCCGGTATCTTGTCTCAGATACCGTCTCCGGGCTCTTGCTCTCACAACCCGTACCGATTATTGGCACGGTGGGCCGTTACCCCACCGTCTACCTAATCGGCCGCAGCCACATCCTATGGCGCCGGAGCGTTTCGAATTCCCGGCAGTTCCAGCCTGGGAATCCTATTCCGAATTAGCCTCAGTTTCCCGAGGTTGTTCGGATCCATAGGGTAGTTTGGCCACGTGTTACTGAGCTATCTGCTACGAGTCTAAACTCGTACAACTAGCATGGCTAAATCGGACTCCAATAGCAATGACCTCCGGCAGGATCAACCGGAATGCTATCTGATCTCCCCGTGTGGGGAGGGTCTGTTGGCGGTGAATGTTGGTACACACTCACACATGGGTCCACGTTCGGTGACCGTTGATCGCCGACCGATCGGGCGTCACCGAACTACCAAGGCTAACATCAGATCCCATCTGTACGGCGGACCGCAGGGGTGGAATCCTCATCTCCTTCGGACCTATTCGTAAGTCTTCGGGGGTACATAACCCCTTCGGACTGCGAGTGGTCCGAGATGACGGAACGAGTTGAACGTCCCGTCGATCACATCTTCTTTGCAATCACATCCGAAGCCCCGTACACATATAAGGGCGTCGGATCGCTGCCGCGCCGAAAGCCGCATCCGGCGAGGCGTTTGCGATCCGAACTGAACGCCCGGTCACGGATAAGGGCAACGGATCACTGCAACCGGCGTGGCCGGCTGCGAGCACATCACGTTCGAAATGCCCTGATACGGATAAGGCCATCGGATCGAACCGACGGGCCGTGTACGGGAGTGGATGCAGTGCCTGCCTCCGTGCCGGAACGCGGCCGGAGGGGACGCGGCGAGTTGCGCCACGTCGTTCGCATTAGTGTGGAAGCCCGGGTTCGTATATAAGGCCGTCGAAGCGGACGACCATCGGAACCCGCTACCATGGCACGGTTTTTCACCGGCCGTTACGGCAGCTCCACTCGTACCTGTGGCGGTGTACGAGCCAGTGGAGAACGGAGCATCAGCCGACGGTGCCGACGGGTATATCACGCGGGCGGAGGTCGACCGGTCATCCCGTCCTCGCAGACGCGGTCTGGCCGAATGAGACCCGCGTGGGTCGTACTCGAGCGCGCACGCGCAAGAAGGTGTCGCGACGCGAGCGACGGCCGACGGGTGTGTCAGGCCCTCGAGGACGAACGCATCGATGCCGATAAACCACGTGCGTCGTAACGAGTACACGAATGGTCCGGGACCCGATCACTTCGGAGTCGACGCCGTCTGCAGAGGAGATCTGCTCTGCGCTCGACGATCCCGACTGCCGTGAGATCATCCGCAATCTCGACGAACCCATGACGGCTTCGGAGTTGACGAATCGGTGTGAGATCCCCCAATCGACGCTGTATCGCAAGCTCGAGTTGTTGACCGACTCGACGCTGCTCGAGGAGTCGACGGAAATTCGCCAAGACGGACACCACGCGAGCAAGTACGCGGTCGCGTTCGACGAGATCACGCTGACGCTGGACGAGGATCGATCGCTGGCGGTCCAGATCGAACGACCGGCCCGGACGGCGGACGAACGGCTGGCCGAGCTGTGGTCGGAGGTGCGAAAGGAGACATGATACCGTACGATACGAACGCCACCGAGGTAGCACTCGCGCTGGCGGTCGTCAAAACGCTCGTGCTCGTGGTCGGCAGCGTTATCACGTACTTCGCGTTCAAGGCGTACCGTCGGACGCGACAGCGTGCGCTGGGGTATCTCGCCGGCGGCTTCGGACTCGTGACGCTCGGACTCGTGCTCGCGGGGATGCTCTACGAACTCCTCGGGGTCCAGCTCGCGATGGGGATCTTGCTCGAAAGTCTGCTCGTACTGGCCGGGTTCCTCGTGATCGCCTACTCGTTGTACGTTCAGTGAGCGCCGAGGGCGGGATCAGCCCTCGTAGCCGGCGTCGACCATGACTTCTGCGAACTCGTCGGACCCCATCGCCTCTTCGTAGACGATCGCGGTCGCCATCCCGCCGGGGTAGCGGCCGTCGGTGGTGACGTGATCGACCTTGTGACAGTGGACCGGGTAGATGCCGGGATCGCCGTCGGCCGTGAACTCGAGGGTGAGTCGCTCGGCGGGGGCGATGGGGACGACGTCCTGTTCGTAGCGGGCCGCCTCGGGAATCGAACTGCCCTCCTCTTCGACGACCGTGAACCGGTGGCCGTGGGTGTGGAACGCGTGGGTCTCGTACCCCGCGTTGACGACGTGGACCCGAACCGTCTCGCCCTGGGAGAGCACGAGCGGCGACCCGAGTTCGGGGTGGAACGTCGACGGAGCGCTCCGGCCGTTGACGGTGTAGAAGTTCGGCCGTCGGTCCCCGGCGTCGTACTCGGCGTCGCCGCCCGCTTCCATCTCGTGGAGTCGGCCGTCCCACTCCCGG
It encodes the following:
- a CDS encoding winged helix-turn-helix domain-containing protein — protein: MVRDPITSESTPSAEEICSALDDPDCREIIRNLDEPMTASELTNRCEIPQSTLYRKLELLTDSTLLEESTEIRQDGHHASKYAVAFDEITLTLDEDRSLAVQIERPARTADERLAELWSEVRKET
- a CDS encoding DUF7521 family protein, with the translated sequence MIPYDTNATEVALALAVVKTLVLVVGSVITYFAFKAYRRTRQRALGYLAGGFGLVTLGLVLAGMLYELLGVQLAMGILLESLLVLAGFLVIAYSLYVQ